The DNA window GAAATACCAGCTGGCCCTGTCCGATGAATCGAACCGTGCGGATGACATTGTTCTAAGTAGATAAGACgattaaataaacaaagatgCAATTACAGATGTCCAGCCCGCAAATAATAAATTGAAAGTTTGTTAGCGATACGAAAATATCAGCGGtgtctagctaacgttagcgttTTAATGTAGTGCACGCATAGTTTATGTGCCCGATTCAGCTAACAAGATATTGttccaaaaaagtaaaaactcgCCTTAAATACTTAAACTACACAGCTAACCAACCAAGTATTTTGCATATACCTAGAGGCAAGCCGTCGTCTCATGCGAGAGAGGCGCTTGCTATCCAACAGTTAGCTAGCTTTGCATGCAATCTGGTGTTTCACAAAAAGAAAGCTAGAGCAAGCGCGAGCCCACTTTGAACCATTCTAGCCAGCTGACTAGTTGGCTAATGCTACCTTTAATATGTGACTGAGATTTTCCAAACGAGCAAGCTAATGAAATGCATAACTCGGAGATTATTGTTTCAAGATTACCAGTCAGTgttcccttttctttctctcttccgaGAGAAGTGGTGaggttagccagctagctagctgactagctagctactCCAGTGCACTGCTCCCATGTCTTTAGCCAAGTTACAATGCTAGCAAGCTAGTTGCCAGAAGAACGGATAGCATTTACCTAATTATGGTGTGCTAGTCTAAGAGTCGTACAACGGTGTAGTAAAGCTATTAGGTCACGCTAGTTCCCGCTATGCCTTAGTTGACGCCTATGATATTTCGAAAattggtagctagctaactagctaccgtagttagctaactagcttacTTGCCAATAAAAATGGCGGCCTTCAACACGTCCTAGCAAAAAAAGAATCCTGCAGATAGCGATATGTGTCCGCTGCGTCTACATCAGCGGAACCAAGCGTCACTAAGAGCCTTTATGTTTACCcgcatattattttataaaactcGAAAGAATATAAGCAAGCAAATCTCTTGTAGCTGTCTCTCGCATTGTTGATATTTAGTTCCTCTCTCGAGACTGAAGTCTGAAACTGAGAAATGGCGGATAGAGGGCGGGTCCGCGCGCCCCAGACTCCAGCACGTAGAGTGACGCCGAGCAGCGTTGCATGAACCTGACCATTTAAACCGATGGAAGGTGTAAACCTCATAGATAAGTTACCCATCTTGGGAGCATTATCACCTGTTTTTATCACCTAACCAACCGAGGTTTTCCGATTATGCTGTAAAAACACTCGATTAGAAAAGTGCTTGGAGGTgagtttaatattaatatttctccatacttattttttaaactttggtGCAGCTAACTACAACTTTTTCAAAAGCGTCCAATCCTTATTCAAAACATAACGCTGTTGTTACATAACTTTTGTATTTCTAACTTCAACATTATCCAGTATTGGCTGTGCCCGGCGACTAGAAAATCtgtctgtgcattttatttaagttaCATGTTCTGCGTGTGTTCTCTTGGGAGCCTTCGTCGTTCTCTTTCCTCAGTGGCTCAACcatattacataaaaaatgtggAAACGCAGTATTACCAACACTACTGCTACACTATAATACTCACTTTGTTTTCTTCTGTAACAAATTCAGAAATTAATTCTGAGCAATCAAATGAAACTAGTGTGCTAATGCCTTTCAAAAGTCAAAAGCGCCTTAATtggttaacattttttttttcgttctaAATTTGTTCCCAGACAGCAACCAGAGAGCACTAATCACAAATTACCTCTCCTACATTCACACACCAGGGGAATACACTTGAGGCCTTTGGGTGGAGGAGACAAAGCAAGCAGCCTTCAAAACCCTAGCTACCCAGGGGCTGTTGTGAAAGCTGTAGCACAATATGCCTTTCTAAAGCCCTCAGCAGTAAGGCCTGTCTTCATCTGTGAGAAGAATTAGAAACAAAAGGCGGTCAGAGGGACTCGCCTACAAGGGTTTGGTGTTTCCAAGCCGGATAAAGAAGCTGGATGGCTGCCTTGCTCTTTCATCCACACTCGGTTTGGGTGAATGTTAATGCCTTCACCCGTAGGTTTGTAACGCACTGCCTCAGCCAATTCCCTGGAGCTGGCCGAAGGCAATggcacaataacaaaaaagatgaaaacaagTTAGGAAACTGTTCCACCttagtgtttttaaatgcatactgAATCACTCAGGTGCACAAATGCAGTAGTGTGCAGGACATTAAATGGCCTTAGCCTACATGTTGCAAACCGACATATCCAAAGTAACTTCTACAGCTTTTTACAAAAATACGTggtccattcatacagctgaatTTTTATCACAGCCTTTTGTTCATGAGTAGAAAGACCTTTGCTGCAAATGGGAATCAAACTGGCAATCTTGGGTTACCACACATCTTTAATTCCACCATAAGCAAGCAAAAATGAATGAGCAGTTTAAATGAATTCACAATGATGTAAGAATTTAGTCTTTGGAAAGCTCTTCCACAGATTTACTTCCCAGAGAAGAGCATGTTCTTAATGGAGCAGTGCTTTATCGGAGTTCATCTCACATCTTCAGCCAGCTACCTACAATATTAATTTTGGGACTGACACTAATGGATGGAATCAGGGTGTATAAACAGCATACCCCACTTTAATATTAAGCCTGCATGCCACATGGATGGCGCTTCTAGATAATTCAAACTATTTTACTGTAGTTGGATGTGTGCCAAATCATTAAGTAATAACTCGAGTGATGTTAGATTTTTGAAGTgaacaaatcatttatttaaaacttgCACAAATATGGACAGAAAGTTGATGAACAAAACCTGAAGCACAgtgatttttgcatttaaaagctTGACTTGACACCAGGCAATAGGCAACCTACCAATTTAGTGGCAAATAGTGACACTCAGGCATGTTTCCTCCTTAAATGCAATGGTACAACTTTTCAGTGGCAAATAGTAATTATTTGAACAATTCCATAAAATCAAACACGTTTCTTCACATCAATAAGTGTGTGACAGAAAAAGCCTATCTTGGCAAAACATTCATAAACAATTTATTCTCACTGCAATCAAAATTTGACATAGAACTGAATTAAGTGCATTGCATTCCAGTAAAAGATCAAATTAATATTAGAAGGTgccaataaatgaaacaaacaaacaagatggCAAAATAAGGCCTATTTCTTTAACAACAAACACCAACCCTACAAGGGACTTCCTGATTTTGTCCAAGCAACAGTTGCCAATGCAACAAGAAACATTCTGGAAGATTAAGTCTTCTCGAGTTGAACTAGCTGGCTGATAAGAAGTAcatgggtgggaggggtggccTAGGAAAAAGTAGGCCACAGTGACCCAGATTTGTATTCCCTGAGGAAACTGCACTAATGCTCCATGTGAGAAGTAGATGAGcggttggggagggggtgtatcAAATTAAACATGGTCTGTTACTCTGCTGCGacacctctccctccttcccatGGTGCAATGCCGGCCTCCCGTGTGCATCGCAAATTCACTGAGATAGCTGTGTCACAATGTCTCACCTCATTACGAGTCAGGCACTCAAGGTTACACTGATTTCATGGTACACTTTGTCAGTAACACAATACTCCATAAACCTGTCTGTTGCTGAACAACATTCAGACTCTTTCAGTCAGACTAAGTTCCATGTGATTATGTCACTTGTGATCATTTCTTGACCATTTTTGTAACAGTGTTCTTCTGATGTTACAGTACCTAGTTACAGCGCCAAAAAAACTCAACAATGTTACAATATGAATATATCGTAATGAAAAGGATGTAATACACTTTCTTAGGGGCGTTCTTCAAATCGGGAGTCCAGGATTTTAGAAACATGAACTGGCAGAAAGAAATAAGGCACCCTGGAAATAAGACAAAATTTGAGCAATTTAAAGTGCATGTCATGTCTCTATTTTTCCAAACAATTGCCTATAATTGCCTGGTCCACCACTTCACCACCTGCGGTTGAGTCGCTTGGTAATTGCATGAACATACAGGAGAACATCAAGAATAtgcaacattattttcatttctagCACATAACGTCATGCAATTAATCGCCTGTTTAGTTAACTGCAGTTGTAGCCAACTGCAGACATTCCACGCAAATCCCTGTTAAGTACAGTAAGTGAATCAACACTGATCTGATGATAAAATGGCTTACATAGATTAATAGATTTTTTCCAATCTAAAATTATTATGGGCAGAATGACTgcaaatctttttaaaatttttttttacaagaattAGAAGAACATCAAGAATGTTCCCTCAGTTGATAATTTTCATGTCAAGAGAGACcagctggtttaaaaaaaaaaaaaaaatggcaacaaattACTTTGGCACAACTGTAGTATTGCAGTATTCTACTCTCTATCTGATTATAGATCTGTTATTTCTACACTGTGCCTAATTACATGAATTCACAGGTTGTTACAACTCAGGTAATCAATGTTAGCATTTTGCTTCGCCGACGGACCACGTATCAATTCAGAGGGTGAATTCCTTTTCCTTCGCAAAAGCTAGAATTAAAACCTGGCAGCGTTTAGCTAGGTCAGCCTTACATGCAAAagaaaggcaaacaaaaaaaaagtgctggtGTCTGTGTCCTTCACTGGttggtggggggctggggctggtggGGCTTGGTGGGGGATGGTGGGGCTCAGACCAGCGGTGGCGGTCAGTCCTCGCTGGAGTTCTCGGAGTTGTCGAAGTCCACCATCTCCCAGGAGGCCTTGGCGTGCTGCTCCCAGCTGCGGGCCTGCCTGATGACGGAGCGGGGCATGAGCAGCACGCAGGCGGCCAGGCCCGAGATGCGGTCCTCGAAGGGCGTGCCGCTGTCCCAGCGGTCCGTCTTGGTGTCGTACACGTGCACGTACTTGGTGCGGCTGCCCTTGTCGTGGGAGCGGCCGCCCAGGATGAAGATGCGGCTGTCCAGCACCACCGTGCCCGGCTCCCCGTGCCCGGCCGGCAGCGGGCTCAGCACGCTCCACTGGTTCACCGCCGGGCTGTAGCACGCCACCTGCAGGGAGACCGAGGCCTTTACATCtatgcagaacacacacacacacattctagctCTACTTGGCTACTGCATGGACTTCAAATACGACTTGCTTGTTAATGTTCCTTTTTGTGTGTGGCATTTCAAAATAAGTGGCTTTATCATATAAATTGCTACATAAGATTTATCCAATGAAGATGCATTGTATATTATACAAAACTTGATTATGTACTCTATTCTGATTGGAGTACATTCTTGGTTGAGAGGATGCTGATTATTTCCCAGTACAGAGAAGCAGTATAATGCACACTCGTGAATTAGTCACTAAAAAACTGCTCATCACAATTTCAGGGTTGTAGGTTTGACTCAAAGGTGGCGCaatgccattgtacccttgagcaaggctcTAACCCATGGTTCTTCAATAAATATCCTGTAGTGTAAATGCAGTGAATGTacaaagaatgtaagctgtggaAGCCACTCTGGATAGGAGCATCTTCCAAATGCCTAAAACAAGAGCTATAACAATATTTAGATTGATTACTAGAttgaatgtttaattatttctgttgCAGGTAGCCATGATAATTGCAGAATAAACCACTCCAGGTTGAGCACTTGTATGAAAATGAACTACTTCAGTTTGATTAAGTGGTTCTTGGCTTTGTCTCAGGGCAGCATCACACCACTGTGCCACAGTGAATTTTCATACATTTGGGAGGATAAATAATATTGCATAATTGACATTATGACAGTCACGCACTGACTCCATTCTTAACCCCCATGTCAGACAGCTCTCCTGGCTGCGGTACCTTGAGGACGTCTCGGCGGTACCCGCGCTCGTCGTTGCTCCCCCCGATGACGTACACGCGCCCGTTCACCGCCGCCATGCCGTGCCACGCCCGCTCCACCGGCCCTTCCGCGCACGGGGCCCAGTGGTTGGCCATGGGGTCGTAGCAGTAGGTCTCCTTCAGGTACGAGAGCCCGCGCCGTCCGCACGTGATGTAGATCTTCCCGTCGACAACCGCACCAGTGTGGGCGTACACCTACAGAGGTGTGTCACCCATCAGTGGAACTCGCAAGGGCAAGAGGTCAACATCCTCTTGATGTTTCTTACTTCCAATTCCAAATGTTACTCAGATCTACAGATGATGTCATTGCCACGGCTCAACAAGTTAGCATGTAGGTATTGATTTTTATCCCTTTTTTTCCGACAATAGAGTGTTTTCGGAAAACAAACATGAATAACACTGCTAAAAGCCTATCACAAAACTGTTCAAGTGCACCCAACACATTTTTAAGGGGACAGATTTCTGAAGTTCCAtctccctctagtggacaaaTGAAGCAACTTTGAGTCATTTCCACACTGTGACTTTTACATCACCAGTATCATTATTCTAATAAGGCAAGAGGGTCACGTGCTCCTGCTTTTAGGTTCTGCAGAGCCAGAAGGACACACTCAGCAGAGATTCCGCTAAACCACCGGATCACAATGTCAAAAGCAAGCCTAATCAAAGCAGGCAAATCTATGCTAAAGGGTACCAAAGTTACACAGCGCCGAAACTGCAACTGGGTGGTTAACTCAAGTGCTCGTTCCCCGCTGAGCCTGCCATCCCTGCAGTCTGTAAGCGGCGCTAGCTGAAGACCGCGTTTTGGGCGAAGGTGCTCGTTACCTCCCGCTTGAGGGCGGCCACGTATTCCCAGGTGTTGGTCTGAGGGTCGTAGCGCTCCACGCAGTCCAGCTCGTTGCTGTAGTCCCGCCCCCCGATGGCGTAGATGAGGCCGCCCAGCACGCACACGCAGTGGTCTGCGTGCTGCTTCTGCAGCGGCTTGATGCTGCACCAGCTGTTGTGGCGCGGGTCATAactgtggggggtgagggggggtgtgtgagacATCAGCGAGGGTCAAAACTGCTGCCTGAAACTCTGGCCCCTCAGAATCCCTGCATGGCTCTCTGAGCCAGACGCCATACGCCACGCTGTGCCTCAGTAGACGCACTGGGAGCAGTCATAAATCATTCACAAAGCATGTGTTATCACCCAAGTACATATTTAATCAATTATGAACCTGTGAAACTAGCACTTTTGATGCAGTGCTCCATCACCTAACGTACTTCCAAGTTCCCAGAACTGCATTCTGTAATAACTTAGACCGCCACAGGAGATCTATCTACTCCCACTACATTAACTTTAGagtagatttttattttcagttttatctgAGTTCTAACTGGCCCTCTCATTTTTGCTGATGGTACCCATGCTTTATGACTACGGCATGCTCACTCTACTTTCACACAAGGGTGTTCTAGGCCTCGCCCACCTTACTCTTTAGTGTGTCACACAGAGAGATCCTTGGTCCCTCCTACCATACTCTTTAGTGTGTCACCCAGGAGATTCTTGGCCCCTCCTACCATACTCTTCAGTGTGTCACTCAGGAGATTCTTGGCCCCTCCTACCATACTCTTTACAGTATCACGCAGAGAGACTCTGGGCCCTGCCCACCTCACTCTTTACTATGTGACAGAAAGGGGTTCTGGGCCTCACCGCCAGCAGCGTGTCTCAGCGCGGAAGCCGCTGGTGTTCTTGTCCCCTCCGATCAGATAGACGAAGTTGTTGAGCACGGCGATGCCCTGGTTGGACATGCGGGGGCCCTGGGCGGCGGTCAGGGTCCTCCACTCGCCCCAGGACGGGTGGAACACCTGGAACTCGTCGCTGGCGGTGACGGAGCCCGGCGAGTACATGCCCCCGAAGCCCAGGAGGCAGCGGAAGCAGGAGCGGGGCTGGGTGAGCGGGCTCTGGAGCACGGGCTGCCACAGCTCCTGCCCGTGGTAGCGCAGCGCCGCCGCCACGCAGTCGCGCAGCGGGCAGCGCTTCAGACGGTCGTGCAGCCGCTGCAGGACCGGCCGCTCCATCAGGCAGAAGCGCACCGCCTCCAGCATCTTCAGCGGGTCCTGCCGCAGGGTGGGGACAGAGGAGCGCTCCCAGTGATATTACTGCTTATTTAAAGTCAGCACTACCAATATCCCAGCTAAAACAATGTTCTCACAGGGCTTCTGTTAAAGAAGTAGTGTTATGCTTTCAGAATTACTACCGTCAATGCTACAGCAATCCTGTGAGGATAGCTTTCTTTGGCTGAGACcagaatcacattttatttgtttgaaacacacagactcctgaaatgaaatgaaaaagaccGCAGTCGTGAACCGTATCCAAAACAACATCATGAGCGGAGCCGCGGAAATCAAAGAGACGGAGGGTTCCCCCTGCTGGCCGTACCTGCAGGCACACCTGGTCCGACTCCACCTCCTCCGGGCTGTAATGGTAATGCAGCGCCGCCTCGTACACCTCGTTCTCGGAGCTGACCTCCAGCTCGTCGCTCGACAGGACGCTGAAGACCTTCTCTGGCGGGAGCTGGCGGTACACGGGGGTGCGGGAGAAGGTCTGGATGTTCTTCAGGATGTACGAGTGCACCTTGGCGCCCAGCTGCTCCAGCCCGTACATGTCGGCCAGCTTGTACACTTCTAGGATGTTGTCATCATCCAGCCAGGAGAAGAGGAAGTCGCAGCAAAAGCCAATCACATCCTGAATCTACAAAAAATGCAGCAAAAGGCATGAACTTCATTCATTTCCCCAGCAAACTTTGTAAAGAGAAAACCTGTCACGCTATACTGAGGTGCTACTGTGTCGTAAATGAATTGGTGCTCAACCGCTTCTGAATTTCACTTGAATATATATTGGTCAAATCCTTCACTAATTTATGTGTCACCAGGAAGCTAGCTTTTGACTGGTGCATTCAAAgcaatctttattttttcaccc is part of the Anguilla anguilla isolate fAngAng1 chromosome 10, fAngAng1.pri, whole genome shotgun sequence genome and encodes:
- the klhl22 gene encoding kelch-like protein 22, whose protein sequence is MAEDRELNTAGAAAPPTAQRSRQTYRSNAHSQRLLGGLLSLRQSGILFDVVLLVEGRPVQAHRILLAASCDYFRGMFAGGLREMQQSEIPVHGVTYTAMTKLLDFIYTAELELNLDNVQEILCASTLLQIQDVIGFCCDFLFSWLDDDNILEVYKLADMYGLEQLGAKVHSYILKNIQTFSRTPVYRQLPPEKVFSVLSSDELEVSSENEVYEAALHYHYSPEEVESDQVCLQDPLKMLEAVRFCLMERPVLQRLHDRLKRCPLRDCVAAALRYHGQELWQPVLQSPLTQPRSCFRCLLGFGGMYSPGSVTASDEFQVFHPSWGEWRTLTAAQGPRMSNQGIAVLNNFVYLIGGDKNTSGFRAETRCWRYDPRHNSWCSIKPLQKQHADHCVCVLGGLIYAIGGRDYSNELDCVERYDPQTNTWEYVAALKREVYAHTGAVVDGKIYITCGRRGLSYLKETYCYDPMANHWAPCAEGPVERAWHGMAAVNGRVYVIGGSNDERGYRRDVLKVACYSPAVNQWSVLSPLPAGHGEPGTVVLDSRIFILGGRSHDKGSRTKYVHVYDTKTDRWDSGTPFEDRISGLAACVLLMPRSVIRQARSWEQHAKASWEMVDFDNSENSSED